The Acinetobacter lwoffii genomic sequence GGCATTCCACAGCGCCCTGAATATCATCCGGAAATTGACTGTGGCATTCACACCATGATGTCCTTGCAGCAGGCGTGTCGTCAAAATTATAGTCTGGATGTACGTTTTGCCGTTTTAGTGCATGACTTAGGAAAAGCTTTGACGCCGCTTGAAGAATTACCGCGACATATCATGCATGAAGAGCGAGGCATCAAGCCAGTGAATGACCTGTGTGACCGTTTAAAAGTGCCGACGTATACCAAGCAGCTGGCTTTGGCTGTGTGCAAAGAGCATCTGAAATGCCATCAGGCCTTCAATCTTAAGCCGGGAACCTTATGGCGATTATTGCAACGTCTGGATGTGTTACGTCGCCCTGAACGTGTCGAAGCTTTTGTTCAGGCGTGTGAATGTGATTCACGTGGCCGTCTAGGTCTGGAAGATCGTGCTTATCCACAAGCCCAATACGTCCTTGATGCAATGCAGACCGTACGTGCCATCAAGGCACAAGACCTGCCTGCCGATATTCAGGGACCGGATATTGGCGAAATGCTGATTGAACGACGGATTCAGGCACTTGGTGAGCTTAAAGCACAACAAACCGCAACAATTGAATAATAAAAAAAGCACCTTCGGGTGCTTTTTTTATAGCTTAATTTCTCTTTATCAAAAAAGGAATTAAAACTATCTAATTCGCTGGATCAGGAAATATCTGCCGGAAAAGTAATCACCTTTTCCAGTTTCATTTGATTAGTTGCAATCATCAATAAACGGTCAATTCCCAAGGCAATCCCTGAACATTCCGGCATCTTCGGTAAAGCCGCCAGTAAATATTCATCGATGGGCATGACATGCAAGCTAAGTTTGGCTCGTTCAGCATTATCTGCCTCAAAGCGCGAACGTAATACGTCAGCATCAATCAGTTCATCATAAGCATTGGCCAATTCTAAACCTTCGATATACAGCTCAAAACGTGCGGCGACCAGTTCACCCTCTTCATCGATTCGGGTTTTGGCCAAAGAAGCCATTTCAGGGGGGAAATCGGTCAGGAATACTGCGGTATCAAACCCCAGACTCGGTTCAACCATATGTGAAAATAACAAGTCGATATAGCCAAGACGGTCATTTCCCAGATCCAGATTAAGACCAACGCGGCGGCAGCAATCTTTCAATTCCTGTAAAGTTGCCTGAAGCGGATTGAGATCCAGACGATCCATGAACGCGTGCTTATAACTCAAAATGGTCGGACGTATTTCGCCAAAACGTGCTTTCAAGGTCACATTCAACAGATCAGATACTTCAAACATCAAATCTTTTAAACTAAATCCCGGACGATACCATTCCAGCATGGTGAATTCGCTATTGTGCTTACGCCCATGTTCATCATCACGGAAGACTTTACAGATTTGATAAATGGGTCCAGAGCCACTGGCCAATAAGCGCTTCATGGCAAATTCAGGTGAGGTGTGCAAATAATGTGTATGCACTTTACCCAGCACATAGCGCTGTGCCTGTACCGAAGCTAAATGCACATCGGTCACACCGGCTTGAGACAAAATCGGTGTTTCCACCTCTAAGACATCGCGCTCAGCGAAAAACTGACGGATTTGACGATATAAATTCGCACGCGCATGCATGGCTTGAAGGTCACAAGTGGGTTGATACGTCATTGTCATGCCTTCGGCCCACCGTGTGCTGCCCACTCACGACGTAGTGGGTAGGTTTTACGTAAATGATCAAATGCCTGCTGATCCACCACCCTTTCTTTGAGACAGGCACGTAGATTGGCATCATCACGAGCAATATCATAAATTTGCGTCAAATGCCCTTGCAATGCCATTTTCAAATCCTGTCCCTGAAAAAACTGCTCACAGACAGGCAGCTGGGTTTCAAACTGTTTATTAGCTGCAAAACCGAAAGTTTGACAAAAAGCCTCATAGATCATCTGGGTACCACGTGCCTTGCCTTCTAGGCTATAGCCGGCAATATGCGGAGTCACCAAGGTGACCAGATCCAGAAGTTCTGCTGAAATCACCGGCTCATGCTCAAAAACATCCAAAATCGCGGTGCGATGTGTCGCCTGTATATCCTGGATCAGCGCGGCCTCTTCAATAACAGGCCCACGTGCTGAATTAATCAGGATTGCGTCAGGCTGCATTTGTGCCAATGCAGCAGCATTGAATAAATGATAAGTCGGATATGCGCCTGTTGTAGTTAAAGGGACATGAATCGAAATTGCATCCGCCTGCTGTAATAATTCATGAAATTCAACTTGATCAACCTGCTCTCTTTTCACCAAAGGATCATAGCCAATCACGCGCCAGCCCAAGAGCTTCGCCATGTAGACCAGTCGGGTTCCAACATTACCCAAACCGACAATACCCAAGGTAAATGTCGCATTGGCA encodes the following:
- a CDS encoding 4-phosphoerythronate dehydrogenase, which gives rise to MKIVADENLAFTDYFFSEFGDIQHCAGRTLSADDVKDADSLLVRSVTQVNEVLLQNSSIKFVGSATIGTDHLDIAALEQHGIQWSNAAGCNAQAVAEYVITALLQVRPELLDANATFTLGIVGLGNVGTRLVYMAKLLGWRVIGYDPLVKREQVDQVEFHELLQQADAISIHVPLTTTGAYPTYHLFNAAALAQMQPDAILINSARGPVIEEAALIQDIQATHRTAILDVFEHEPVISAELLDLVTLVTPHIAGYSLEGKARGTQMIYEAFCQTFGFAANKQFETQLPVCEQFFQGQDLKMALQGHLTQIYDIARDDANLRACLKERVVDQQAFDHLRKTYPLRREWAAHGGPKA
- the epmA gene encoding EF-P lysine aminoacylase EpmA — protein: MTMTYQPTCDLQAMHARANLYRQIRQFFAERDVLEVETPILSQAGVTDVHLASVQAQRYVLGKVHTHYLHTSPEFAMKRLLASGSGPIYQICKVFRDDEHGRKHNSEFTMLEWYRPGFSLKDLMFEVSDLLNVTLKARFGEIRPTILSYKHAFMDRLDLNPLQATLQELKDCCRRVGLNLDLGNDRLGYIDLLFSHMVEPSLGFDTAVFLTDFPPEMASLAKTRIDEEGELVAARFELYIEGLELANAYDELIDADVLRSRFEADNAERAKLSLHVMPIDEYLLAALPKMPECSGIALGIDRLLMIATNQMKLEKVITFPADIS